Proteins co-encoded in one Bacillus paramycoides genomic window:
- a CDS encoding NUDIX hydrolase: protein MCFNYRVGAICKHNNNILILQGDGEGFWYVPSGRVKMLENSEDALKRELAEELAVPIEVKRLIWSVENFFTLSERKFHEISFYYEVELHELPANGADQYILEEEDRTYLFRWVPVEELYAYNLQPAFLKEKVKDITVHTEHIVLQK from the coding sequence ATATGTTTTAATTACCGCGTCGGAGCAATTTGTAAACATAATAATAACATACTCATTCTGCAAGGTGACGGTGAAGGTTTTTGGTACGTACCAAGCGGAAGAGTGAAAATGTTAGAAAATAGTGAAGATGCGTTAAAACGAGAACTTGCTGAAGAGTTAGCGGTTCCTATTGAGGTAAAGAGATTAATATGGTCAGTAGAAAATTTCTTTACACTTTCTGAACGAAAGTTTCATGAAATTAGTTTTTACTATGAAGTAGAGCTACATGAGTTACCTGCGAATGGAGCGGATCAATATATTTTGGAAGAAGAGGATAGAACGTATTTGTTTAGATGGGTGCCGGTAGAAGAACTGTATGCATATAACTTACAGCCTGCATTTTTAAAAGAGAAAGTAAAGGATATAACAGTCCATACAGAACATATTGTTTTACAAAAGTAA